The following coding sequences are from one Ruminococcus flavefaciens AE3010 window:
- a CDS encoding BspA family leucine-rich repeat surface protein gives MISSKITAVLAAFSMICSTVPAFDTAAAEAVTTTTAAAAQTASTTKTAAVTTTAATTAKTTIAATTAKTTAATATTKVSGTASDSQEHLVYDAETGVLTLHGEFTSAEVRGFKYVSKVVSIVAAEDAVFPENCNNMFYFCKKCKKMDFSKADTSNLKVVQSMFSGCESLTELDLGNFDTSNVTNMSYMFSGCSSIETLDISGFDTSSVETMKAMFLKCSSLKTVKFGSIDTKSLKSIDAMFSQCGALETLDLSGLDLSNAAYKGYAFEDCYSISSIKLGERSGDITAAMGLLNFGWVNEKAPDVKVSGDGEFAVIKNTGVNTYTYNKTPEDKLCYTFDTTSRTLTLRGKVDREQISGLIFKKSILYVNAEEGTVLPDDCSELFKLYKACLSIDLSKATGAPTNMSAMFKGCELVSTIKMDNIDTSKATDMSSMFEYCTKLDASCVEKLNTSSVTNMSHMLDGCWSFFDLDLRNFDTSNVTDMSYMLARSSAITSVDLSSFDTSKVEDMSSMFYNDHEITSLCLGNFDTSKVKSMNAMFCTCKRLANLDISSFDTSNVTDMYSMFCNCENLKTIDLSHFNTSKVESMGAMFSACTSAEIIDISSFDNSASKGNSYMLARCDSLKTLTLGEKFSGITADMRLRNGGWANKKAPDVTVSGSGEFAVIANSGKNTYIFTGKAAAAAVGDSNGDGAVNTADLVTLSSFILGKKSTSVISRETSDMNGDGAVDIFDVVELRKLLIKGDKN, from the coding sequence ATGATATCAAGTAAGATAACAGCCGTATTGGCAGCTTTTTCAATGATATGCAGCACAGTGCCTGCATTTGACACAGCTGCGGCAGAAGCAGTGACCACAACTACTGCGGCGGCTGCACAGACTGCGTCCACGACAAAGACAGCAGCTGTTACAACTACAGCAGCAACAACTGCTAAGACTACAATAGCAGCAACTACAGCCAAAACCACCGCTGCGACTGCCACAACAAAGGTATCGGGTACAGCCTCCGACAGTCAGGAGCACCTTGTGTACGACGCAGAAACAGGAGTCCTCACTCTCCACGGCGAGTTTACCAGTGCGGAGGTAAGAGGCTTCAAATATGTCTCAAAGGTGGTCAGCATTGTTGCGGCTGAGGACGCGGTATTCCCCGAAAACTGCAACAACATGTTCTATTTCTGCAAGAAGTGTAAGAAAATGGACTTCTCAAAGGCTGATACTTCAAACTTAAAGGTGGTACAGTCAATGTTCTCGGGCTGTGAGTCCCTTACAGAGCTTGACTTGGGTAATTTTGATACAAGCAATGTTACGAATATGTCCTATATGTTCAGCGGCTGTTCTTCTATTGAAACCCTGGATATATCAGGCTTTGACACAAGCAGTGTGGAGACCATGAAGGCTATGTTCCTGAAATGCTCGTCCCTTAAAACCGTAAAGTTCGGCAGTATAGACACCAAGAGCCTGAAAAGCATTGACGCTATGTTTTCTCAGTGCGGTGCTCTCGAGACTCTTGACCTCAGCGGTCTTGATCTTTCAAATGCTGCCTACAAGGGATATGCTTTTGAGGACTGCTACAGTATCAGCTCCATAAAGCTGGGAGAAAGATCGGGAGACATAACAGCAGCCATGGGACTTTTGAATTTCGGCTGGGTAAACGAAAAAGCTCCCGATGTAAAGGTCAGCGGCGACGGAGAATTTGCCGTTATCAAAAACACAGGCGTAAATACCTATACCTATAACAAAACTCCCGAGGATAAGCTGTGCTATACCTTTGATACTACTTCAAGAACTCTTACTCTCCGCGGAAAGGTGGACAGAGAACAGATAAGCGGACTTATTTTCAAAAAATCCATACTCTATGTCAATGCGGAGGAGGGGACTGTGCTTCCCGATGACTGCAGCGAGCTGTTCAAGCTCTATAAAGCCTGCCTGTCCATAGACCTGTCCAAGGCCACGGGCGCTCCCACAAATATGAGTGCCATGTTCAAGGGCTGTGAGCTGGTAAGTACTATCAAAATGGATAATATCGACACCTCAAAGGCAACGGATATGAGCAGCATGTTTGAATACTGCACAAAGCTTGACGCTTCATGCGTTGAGAAGCTAAATACCTCAAGCGTTACCAATATGTCTCATATGCTGGACGGCTGCTGGAGCTTCTTTGACCTTGACCTGAGAAATTTCGATACCTCAAATGTTACCGACATGAGCTACATGCTGGCAAGAAGCTCCGCTATCACCTCTGTTGACCTTAGCAGCTTTGATACCTCAAAGGTAGAGGATATGAGCTCTATGTTCTATAACGACCATGAGATAACAAGCCTCTGTCTCGGTAACTTTGATACTTCAAAGGTAAAGAGCATGAACGCAATGTTCTGCACCTGCAAGAGGCTTGCAAACCTTGATATCAGCAGCTTCGACACTTCAAACGTTACCGATATGTATTCTATGTTCTGCAACTGTGAGAATCTGAAAACCATCGACCTTTCTCATTTCAATACCTCAAAGGTGGAGAGCATGGGAGCTATGTTCAGTGCCTGTACTTCGGCGGAGATCATTGACATCAGCAGCTTCGATAACTCTGCTTCAAAGGGAAACAGCTATATGTTAGCAAGATGCGATAGTCTCAAAACTCTGACTCTCGGTGAAAAGTTCAGCGGTATAACTGCGGATATGAGACTGCGAAACGGCGGCTGGGCAAACAAAAAGGCTCCCGATGTGACTGTCAGCGGAAGCGGTGAATTCGCAGTTATCGCCAACAGCGGCAAGAACACATATATCTTCACAGGCAAGGCAGCTGCCGCAGCAGTTGGTGACAGCAACGGCGACGGAGCTGTGAATACTGCCGACCTTGTTACTCTCAGCAGCTTTATCCTCGGCAAAAAGAGCACTTCCGTCATAAGCAGGGAAACTTCTGATATGAACGGAGACGGCGCTGTGGACATCTTTGATGTGGTAGAGCTCAGAAAGCTCCTCATCAAGGGCGATAAGAACTGA
- a CDS encoding class D sortase yields the protein MKRKILRIIGIIMIVCGIGILLLFGYRKVSRELYLRKLLKENINFEIPCLDIKVPVLEGTDQKSLQVSAGHFENTGAPGKGNYCIAGHNSTIYAEIFNDLDKIKTGDEMYLVDNDKDHTRYKYVVTEYRIVESDEVWVLNDFGDDRLTVISCTDDGKQRQVVVGTYQKQ from the coding sequence ATGAAAAGAAAGATCCTGAGAATTATCGGTATAATAATGATAGTATGCGGAATTGGCATATTACTGCTGTTCGGATACCGAAAAGTGAGCAGAGAGCTTTATCTCCGCAAATTACTGAAAGAGAACATCAATTTTGAGATCCCCTGCCTTGATATAAAGGTCCCTGTCCTTGAGGGAACGGACCAGAAGTCCCTGCAGGTATCCGCAGGCCACTTTGAAAACACGGGTGCACCCGGCAAGGGCAATTACTGTATTGCAGGTCACAACAGCACCATATATGCCGAGATATTCAACGACCTCGACAAGATAAAAACAGGTGATGAGATGTATCTCGTCGATAACGACAAGGATCATACCAGATACAAATACGTTGTTACAGAATACAGGATAGTCGAATCCGACGAAGTATGGGTACTGAACGATTTCGGCGATGACAGATTAACTGTCATATCCTGTACCGATGACGGCAAGCAGAGACAGGTCGTTGTCGGAACATACCAGAAGCAATAA
- a CDS encoding lectin-like protein, with translation MWKNEHTKIKKRVLSALAASAVAGSQVLAAMPLNTIAAEADAQTELSTSVEGTASVNYGDVNGDGNINAVDANYVLMYVTEGDDSSFDHDAADVDLDGNLTLRDYEIILRHYAESVSNLKVETYKLPYKGEIDKYPFPNPANYEVINESMTWEEAEAYCESKGGHLAVITSDYEQYQIAALIRAQSEIKNNYWIGLKKDDNGEFGWVTGEEFEYENWNKNQPDNYYNDNRAAISANPELGFFKNGWHDINESGNTKESNSAASYYGTENFGFILEKDGKTVNSAAATTTATSTTTTTSTTATTTTTAASKIIEEEVQAGPAAGQKYDTQGLDPTQATVKPTLSLSALRVPVSEATKKPIKVELKVSGADGKYAPTGIHVQWDSRLSLVENNDELVEFGDAAKSLSQEYERNGSNGLFVATACATDKGKDGTFITFELNVPSDTKPGDFFPIEIAYKEKDIAKDLFTNADKTPEGQLMEAWVFTHGIKQGYIKIVDDDSAVTTTTTAAPTTTTTSTTSTTTTSTSTTTTTTATTTTTTTTTLGPLPDIRKYEVIKETMSWADAEAYCRSVNGHLAVITSPEEQAQINNVIKDANAGECWIGGTRDENGEFCWLNGEPIRYSNWNSGEPNNLGGHENCIHTYSSGTWNDLPEGYSKWFICEWENVSDKPADLDTSKPTRLNIDGELKVTPMTKQEVIDAGIDISGDDNFNSFKYTIEADFDAAGVVIDKVVSYNVGGTPVRDHVVINVAGNAGVVINSNTPTYVPGLGAYVVRTETVEEEMYMIIYGKCKWLKEFYDVQLIVVNNDTQTLSDCTATLNIPEGLTLCKGDETQEFGDLKPKEVKTADWYLRGDKEGDYDLTAVFSGQNRGEQFDYEFKSKDTLHVYSASALKMIVELPRYSYYNEMYPIKIKLENVSDKPIYDLENIITRIEQGSDATLYRSYRNGEFKPIADKHMDIFSKDDVTSISVEELAPGESAVIELNVKDLWKSVYEQYIGREGRNAHTYNTLLASSRNPDLIGYYWFNSIYEAALGELPVEHILKCVSVNFAGSEMTVPYEIKIIENGTASTGGLHVLATNSAYTTLRQAFFKDKTDPRATYTYYRNNFIITPYQQLLNGGSHHAGTYYTNYGEYLDNVLGRHSGHALYIPCDTLFTVSPSPEVTATVYVEEIDGSRRQPAPSETAEAAKADSKAFELVEMDGVEPDADGKITVTGETVFRLTSKEAGRSAIIHVEYSDGTKEEQKVVSVEEHECSSTGGFVLVDAPKGGQTGLAIKVCDICGSVVNSININAQATAMLSNGKTYADMRVAVEDAVKAGEKTELSLFGNITVAADITIPDYVDVLIAPDTVITVKDGFKLVAKGTVKDFSGFDYDLSGNGPIVTTTTTTTTTTTTTTTTTTTSASTSASTTPASPASTTTTSSSTNGDSSMPKTGYPVSFSMLAGLAALMTAAGAALVIRNKKENE, from the coding sequence ATGTGGAAAAATGAACACACAAAAATCAAAAAAAGAGTTTTGTCTGCACTTGCTGCTTCTGCCGTAGCAGGCAGTCAGGTACTCGCTGCAATGCCGCTTAACACCATCGCAGCAGAAGCTGACGCTCAGACTGAGCTCTCAACAAGCGTCGAAGGCACAGCGTCAGTTAATTACGGTGACGTAAACGGTGACGGAAACATTAACGCTGTTGATGCAAATTATGTACTCATGTATGTAACAGAAGGCGATGATTCTTCTTTCGACCATGACGCAGCAGACGTTGACCTTGACGGAAATCTGACTCTTCGTGACTACGAAATAATTTTAAGGCACTATGCAGAGTCAGTATCAAATCTAAAGGTTGAAACATACAAGCTGCCATACAAGGGCGAGATCGACAAATACCCATTTCCCAATCCTGCAAATTACGAGGTAATCAATGAGAGCATGACATGGGAGGAGGCTGAGGCTTACTGCGAAAGCAAAGGCGGTCACCTTGCTGTTATCACCTCTGATTATGAACAGTATCAGATCGCGGCTCTTATCCGTGCTCAGTCCGAGATCAAGAATAATTACTGGATCGGTCTGAAAAAGGACGATAACGGTGAATTCGGCTGGGTGACCGGTGAAGAATTCGAGTACGAAAACTGGAACAAAAATCAGCCCGACAATTATTATAATGACAACAGGGCTGCCATTTCTGCAAATCCCGAGCTGGGATTCTTCAAAAATGGCTGGCATGATATCAATGAAAGCGGCAATACCAAGGAATCCAATTCTGCTGCAAGTTACTACGGCACAGAAAACTTCGGCTTTATCCTTGAAAAGGACGGCAAGACCGTTAACTCAGCAGCAGCTACTACCACTGCAACATCAACAACTACAACAACCTCTACAACTGCCACTACAACTACTACAGCTGCTTCAAAGATAATCGAAGAAGAAGTCCAGGCCGGTCCTGCGGCAGGTCAGAAATACGATACACAGGGACTTGACCCCACACAGGCAACTGTAAAGCCTACACTTTCACTCAGCGCATTAAGAGTTCCCGTCAGTGAAGCTACAAAGAAGCCTATTAAGGTAGAGCTCAAGGTCTCGGGCGCTGATGGAAAGTATGCTCCCACAGGTATCCACGTTCAGTGGGATTCAAGACTTTCACTGGTGGAGAATAACGATGAACTCGTTGAATTCGGCGATGCAGCCAAGTCTTTATCACAGGAATACGAGAGAAACGGCTCCAACGGCTTGTTTGTTGCTACAGCATGCGCTACAGACAAAGGTAAAGACGGCACATTCATTACATTTGAACTGAACGTTCCTTCTGATACAAAGCCGGGAGACTTCTTCCCCATTGAGATAGCTTATAAAGAGAAGGATATCGCTAAGGACCTGTTTACAAATGCTGACAAGACTCCCGAAGGACAGCTCATGGAAGCATGGGTATTCACTCACGGTATCAAGCAGGGCTATATCAAGATCGTTGATGATGATTCAGCTGTAACTACTACAACTACTGCTGCTCCTACTACTACAACCACATCAACAACTTCTACCACAACTACATCAACTTCTACTACAACTACTACCACAGCAACTACCACCACAACTACTACAACTACACTCGGTCCGCTTCCCGACATCAGAAAGTACGAAGTCATCAAGGAGACCATGTCATGGGCTGATGCTGAGGCTTACTGCAGAAGCGTAAACGGACATCTGGCTGTGATCACTTCACCCGAGGAACAGGCTCAGATAAACAACGTTATCAAAGATGCTAACGCAGGCGAATGCTGGATAGGCGGTACCCGCGATGAAAACGGCGAATTCTGCTGGCTCAACGGCGAACCTATCAGATACTCCAACTGGAACAGCGGTGAGCCAAATAACCTTGGCGGTCATGAGAACTGCATACACACATACAGCTCAGGCACATGGAATGACCTTCCCGAGGGCTACAGCAAGTGGTTCATCTGCGAGTGGGAGAACGTTTCCGACAAGCCCGCTGATCTGGATACCTCAAAGCCCACCCGTCTCAATATCGACGGTGAGCTCAAGGTAACTCCTATGACAAAGCAGGAGGTCATCGACGCAGGCATCGATATCTCAGGCGACGACAACTTCAACAGCTTCAAGTACACTATCGAGGCTGATTTCGACGCAGCAGGCGTTGTTATCGACAAGGTAGTTTCCTACAATGTAGGAGGCACTCCTGTACGTGATCATGTAGTTATCAATGTTGCAGGCAACGCAGGAGTTGTTATCAACTCAAACACACCTACATACGTTCCCGGACTTGGCGCTTATGTTGTACGCACCGAGACAGTTGAGGAAGAGATGTACATGATCATTTACGGCAAGTGCAAATGGCTCAAGGAATTCTATGATGTACAGCTCATCGTCGTAAATAACGACACTCAGACACTTTCCGACTGTACAGCTACACTTAATATCCCCGAGGGGCTTACACTCTGCAAGGGCGATGAGACACAGGAATTCGGCGACCTCAAGCCAAAGGAAGTAAAGACTGCCGACTGGTATCTCCGCGGTGACAAGGAGGGCGACTACGACCTCACAGCAGTATTCAGCGGTCAGAACAGAGGCGAGCAGTTCGATTATGAGTTCAAGTCAAAGGATACTCTCCACGTTTATTCAGCATCAGCACTGAAAATGATCGTTGAGCTCCCGAGATATTCATACTACAACGAGATGTATCCAATAAAGATCAAGCTTGAAAACGTTTCAGACAAGCCTATTTACGACCTTGAAAACATTATCACAAGGATCGAGCAGGGCTCAGACGCTACACTTTACCGTTCATACAGAAACGGCGAGTTCAAGCCTATAGCTGACAAGCATATGGACATTTTCAGCAAGGACGACGTAACAAGCATAAGCGTTGAGGAGCTTGCTCCCGGCGAATCAGCTGTTATCGAGCTGAATGTAAAGGATCTCTGGAAGTCTGTATACGAGCAGTACATCGGAAGAGAGGGCAGAAACGCACACACATACAATACTCTTTTAGCCTCTTCAAGAAACCCCGACCTCATCGGCTATTACTGGTTCAACAGTATTTATGAAGCTGCTCTCGGCGAACTCCCTGTAGAGCATATCCTTAAATGCGTATCAGTAAACTTCGCAGGCTCTGAAATGACAGTTCCCTACGAAATAAAGATCATTGAGAACGGTACAGCATCAACAGGCGGTCTGCACGTTTTAGCCACAAATTCAGCATACACAACTCTCCGTCAGGCATTCTTCAAGGACAAGACAGATCCCCGCGCAACATATACCTACTACAGAAACAACTTTATCATAACACCTTACCAGCAGCTCCTTAATGGAGGAAGCCATCACGCAGGCACATATTACACAAACTACGGTGAATACCTTGACAACGTACTTGGACGCCACAGCGGCCATGCATTATACATTCCGTGTGATACATTATTCACAGTATCACCATCACCTGAGGTAACAGCAACAGTCTATGTTGAGGAGATCGACGGTTCAAGAAGACAGCCTGCTCCTTCCGAGACAGCCGAGGCTGCAAAGGCAGACAGCAAGGCATTCGAGCTTGTTGAAATGGACGGCGTTGAGCCTGACGCAGACGGCAAGATCACTGTAACAGGTGAGACAGTATTCAGACTTACTTCCAAGGAAGCAGGCAGAAGCGCTATTATCCACGTTGAGTATTCCGACGGCACAAAGGAAGAGCAGAAGGTAGTCAGCGTTGAGGAGCATGAGTGCAGCTCTACAGGCGGATTCGTACTTGTTGACGCTCCTAAGGGCGGTCAGACAGGTCTGGCTATAAAGGTATGCGATATCTGCGGCAGTGTAGTTAACAGCATCAACATCAACGCTCAGGCAACAGCAATGCTCAGCAACGGCAAGACCTATGCAGACATGAGAGTTGCAGTTGAGGACGCAGTAAAGGCAGGCGAAAAGACCGAGCTTTCACTCTTCGGCAATATCACAGTTGCAGCAGACATCACTATCCCCGATTATGTTGACGTGCTTATCGCTCCCGATACAGTAATTACTGTAAAGGACGGCTTCAAGCTCGTTGCAAAGGGCACAGTAAAGGATTTCAGCGGCTTTGATTACGATCTCAGCGGCAACGGTCCTATAGTTACAACAACTACTACAACCACTACCACAACTACTACAACTACAACCACTACTACAACATCTGCTTCAACATCAGCTTCAACAACTCCTGCATCACCCGCTTCAACAACTACAACATCAAGCAGCACAAACGGAGACTCTTCAATGCCTAAGACAGGTTATCCTGTATCATTCAGCATGTTAGCAGGTCTCGCTGCTCTTATGACAGCTGCAGGTGCGGCACTGGTTATCAGAAACAAAAAAGAAAATGAATAA
- a CDS encoding AMP-binding protein has protein sequence MSEMTNLQNAEVKIKEVAERIIRLREDLGISAEEMAAVTDNTVEDYKKLEAGELDFSFTFIYKCANRFNVEITDLMEGSSPELSGYTVTRKGEGVPIVRRKGFAYNRLASKFKNKTVEPFHVVIPYSEEALSEPMHMASHAGQEMDIVLKGTLRMTVGSHTEILHEGDCIYYDSSMPHDEIALGGEDCEIYAFVMAPHGTSGMSEYKEHVAEHHLTNVDKAGLLHPVAEKFVKCETNEEGILSAVHFENQDKFNFAYDIVDAMAEKCPDKTAMIYVDVNKQERRFTFKDIKKYSCQAANYFKSLGIKKGDRVMLVLKRHYQFWFSIIALHRIGALVIPASNMLKEHDFEYRFNSAEVSAIVCSADGEITNEVDKACAVTNTIKTKIIVNGQREGWHDFNEELPAYSTHFERTAETPCGTDPMLIFFSSGTSGNPKLVLHSYQYPLGHYVTARYWQNADPNGLHFTISDTGWGKALWGKLYGQWMCEAAVFVYDFDRFHADSILPMFKKYNITSFCAPPTMYRFFIKEDLAKYDLSSLKYACIAGEALNPEVFHQFYKATGIKLMEGFGQTETTLSIANVVGMEPKPGSMGKPNPQYDVQVLLPDGTPAGVGETGEICIKLKEEGVPGLALCYYGDEENTAETWREGYYHTGDTAWVDEDGYFWYVGRVDDVIKSSGYRIGPFEIESVLMELPYVLECAVTGVPDEIRGQVVKATIVLTKDKEPSESLVHEIKDYVKERTAPYKYPRVVEFVPELPKTVGSGKIRRAAIREMDKAKYQK, from the coding sequence ATGAGCGAAATGACAAATCTACAGAACGCAGAAGTTAAGATCAAAGAGGTCGCTGAGCGTATTATCCGCCTGCGTGAAGATCTGGGCATATCCGCAGAGGAAATGGCTGCTGTGACCGACAATACCGTCGAGGACTACAAGAAGCTTGAAGCAGGCGAGCTTGACTTCAGCTTTACATTCATCTATAAGTGCGCAAACAGATTCAACGTTGAGATCACCGATCTCATGGAAGGAAGCAGCCCTGAGCTCAGCGGCTACACCGTTACAAGAAAGGGCGAGGGAGTGCCTATCGTCCGCAGAAAGGGCTTTGCCTACAACCGCCTTGCTTCCAAGTTCAAGAACAAGACTGTGGAGCCTTTCCACGTTGTTATCCCCTACTCAGAGGAAGCTCTCTCCGAGCCCATGCATATGGCAAGCCATGCAGGTCAGGAAATGGATATCGTTCTCAAGGGCACACTTCGTATGACAGTAGGCTCCCACACAGAGATACTCCATGAGGGCGACTGTATCTACTACGACAGCTCCATGCCCCATGACGAGATCGCTCTCGGCGGCGAGGACTGCGAGATATACGCATTTGTAATGGCTCCCCACGGCACATCGGGCATGTCCGAATACAAGGAGCACGTTGCAGAGCATCACCTCACAAATGTTGACAAGGCAGGTCTGCTCCACCCCGTTGCAGAAAAGTTCGTAAAGTGCGAGACCAATGAGGAGGGCATACTCAGCGCCGTTCACTTTGAAAATCAGGATAAGTTCAACTTTGCTTACGATATCGTTGACGCTATGGCTGAGAAATGCCCCGACAAGACCGCTATGATCTATGTTGACGTCAACAAGCAGGAGCGCCGCTTCACATTCAAGGATATCAAGAAGTACTCCTGCCAGGCTGCCAATTACTTCAAGTCACTGGGCATCAAGAAGGGCGACCGCGTAATGCTGGTTCTGAAGCGCCACTACCAGTTCTGGTTCTCTATCATCGCTCTCCACCGCATCGGAGCTCTTGTTATCCCTGCTTCAAATATGCTCAAGGAGCACGACTTTGAGTACCGCTTCAACTCCGCAGAGGTATCCGCTATCGTCTGCTCGGCTGACGGCGAGATCACTAATGAAGTTGATAAGGCATGCGCTGTTACAAACACAATAAAGACCAAGATCATCGTAAACGGTCAGCGTGAGGGCTGGCATGACTTCAATGAGGAGCTCCCCGCATACAGCACTCATTTCGAGCGCACAGCCGAGACTCCCTGCGGCACAGACCCCATGCTCATCTTCTTCAGCTCGGGTACATCGGGCAATCCCAAGCTTGTCCTTCACAGCTATCAGTACCCTCTCGGTCACTACGTAACTGCACGCTACTGGCAGAACGCAGACCCTAACGGTCTCCACTTCACTATCTCAGATACAGGCTGGGGCAAGGCTCTCTGGGGCAAGCTCTACGGTCAGTGGATGTGCGAGGCAGCCGTATTCGTATACGACTTCGACCGTTTCCACGCAGACAGCATACTTCCTATGTTCAAGAAGTACAATATCACATCCTTCTGCGCACCTCCTACAATGTACCGCTTCTTCATCAAGGAGGATCTTGCTAAGTACGACCTTTCATCACTGAAATATGCCTGCATCGCAGGTGAAGCCCTCAACCCCGAGGTGTTCCACCAGTTCTACAAGGCAACAGGCATCAAGCTCATGGAGGGCTTCGGTCAGACCGAGACTACCCTTTCTATCGCAAACGTTGTGGGTATGGAGCCCAAGCCCGGAAGCATGGGCAAGCCCAATCCACAGTATGACGTTCAGGTGCTTCTCCCAGACGGTACTCCCGCAGGCGTGGGTGAAACAGGCGAGATATGCATAAAGCTCAAGGAAGAGGGCGTTCCCGGACTTGCACTGTGCTACTACGGCGACGAGGAGAATACTGCCGAGACATGGCGCGAGGGCTACTACCACACAGGCGATACCGCTTGGGTGGACGAGGACGGCTACTTCTGGTACGTTGGCCGTGTTGACGACGTTATCAAGTCCTCGGGATACCGTATCGGACCATTCGAGATCGAAAGCGTTCTCATGGAGCTGCCATATGTGCTTGAATGTGCGGTAACAGGCGTTCCCGACGAGATAAGAGGTCAGGTTGTAAAGGCAACTATCGTTCTCACAAAGGATAAGGAGCCGTCTGAATCCCTTGTACATGAGATAAAGGACTACGTAAAGGAGCGTACAGCACCTTACAAGTACCCCCGTGTAGTCGAGTTCGTTCCCGAGCTGCCAAAGACAGTGGGAAGCGGCAAGATAAGACGTGCTGCAATCCGTGAAATGGATAAGGCTAAGTATCAGAAATGA